A stretch of DNA from Halobacterium sp. DL1:
TCAGATGGGAGCCACCACAGCGTCTACGAGGCGAAGGTCGACCATCTCGACGTCGATATCGACGATGGAACCATCGACGTGAGCGTCCATGTGCGGGAGAACGCTTCCGAGCGGTTCTCGCGCATCTGGAGCGAAATCAGGGAGAGTTGACATAACCATGCACATCGAACTCGTCATCGCGAAACTCATCACGGTTGGACTGGGGCTGTTGATAACGTACAAGGCCTACAAGGGGTATCGAACGTACGGCAGCGAGCCGATGCTGTACGTCGCTATCGGGTTCCTCTTTATTAGTATCGGCTCTGTCATTGAGGGTGTCCTGTTCGATGTGGTGGGCTTGTCGATATTCCTCTCTGGAACCATCCAGACTGCTATCGTCGCATTCGGGATGCTCGTCATTCTGTACTCGCTGTACGGTCAACTGCCACAACAAGCGAACGAAGGGGAGTCTCCATGACTGGCCACTGGGAACTTGCATTGATCGCTGTTCGCGTCCTGCTCCTTGGCGTCGGTCTCGCGACCACCGCAATCAGTTTCCGGGCCTACAGGCAGCAACAGACCCGATACCTCCGCGACGCAACGCTCGGGTTTGGGTTTATTACACTCGGCGTACTCATCGAGGGATTCCTCTACCAGTTCACTGGGTTGACGCTCACTCAAGTCCACGTCGCCGAATCCGTGTGTCTCGTCTTCGGTCTCGGTATCCTTCTTCGATCGTTCCTCGATTAACTAGACAAGCGGCGGTTACGATGGGCAGGTACCGTTGATGCCAACGCACGATGAATGATTCCAACGTACTAACTACAGCTTTCGAATGAAGCACGCGATTCGTGTTCTCTACTGGACTACTGAACGCCGATCATCGATAGGCATCGATCGAGTATCAAATTCCAGCAGTACACTGCCTTGTGGACGAAATAATCGAGGATGCCCCACTCGTCGGACGGTTCCGTTTGAATTAGTGTTCGTGGCACCGACGCGTCTATACTCTCGTTCACCGATCCGGGAACGAAAGAGCAACTGCCGGAAGAAGATTTTGTAATTCGAACCGCAGTAGAGGCCCTGAAACGCCCGAATTCGGCTACCGGCTCTCTCGTTGTTCAACTTTGTTCAGTTCGATCAACAGCCGGAAGATGGCTTTCACGAGGTTGGCGTCGACGTCGAAACGCTCGGCGTTCGCGCCGGCGCGCTCCATGACGCGCTCCTCCTGTCCCTCGTCGGTCGTCGGGAGATCCTGCTCGTCCTTTACGGCCGCCACCGTGTCGGCGACGTAGGTTCGGCGGGCGATCAGTTCGACGATCTCCTGATCGATATCTTCGATCTCGTGGCGCAGTTCGTCCAGACTCATCTCTTCGGGATTCGGTGTTTCGCTCATTGGGTTCACTCTCGTCCGACGGCCGCGCCGTCGTTTCTGGTGGTCGTTCGTCGCAGCGTTCCGGGTCGGTCGCCCCACGCGTCGGCGACCGCGTCGAGGTCGGTCTCGGGGTCGGTCGGGTCCGCGACGGCGACGACGCTCGGACCGGTGCCCGACAACGATACTCCGGTGGCGTGGGCCATCGCCTCCACCGCGGGGTCGGCGTCGAAGCCGAGTGCGGCCGAGAAGGCGAGTCCGTTGACCGTCATCGCCTCGGCGTACCGGCCCTCAAGCGCGAGGTCGCACACGAGGTCCGCCATCGACGCGACGGCCTCACAGCGAGCCACGTCCGCGTCCGCGCTGTACGCGCGCTCTGGCGGGGTCCACACGAGGACGTTCCAGTCGACGGTCTCGCGCGAACGCAACTCGTCAGCGCCGTTGTCGGTGACGGTGACTCCGCCGAGCATCGAGGCGGTCGCGTCGTCGAACGCGCCCGTGACGGTCACACCCGCGTCGCGAGCGGCTTGCACGCCGAGTCGGCAGGCCTCCAGCCGAGTGACGTCGACGGCCGAGTCCGTGTCGTCGTCTCCCACGGTCAGCCCGAGCGCGTCGCACGTCGCGAGCACGGTCGCGTTGGCGGCCGCGCTGGAGCTTTTCAGTCCGGCCGCGAGGGGTACGTCGCTGTCGGTCCGGACGGTGCCGCCCTCGCCGTCGCCCCACCGGTCGGTCGCGAGCGCGACGCAGCGCTCGATCAGGGCGGTGTCAGCGTCGGGAGCCTCGCTAATCGTCCCGTCGACGCCCTCGGCGGCCGGGTCGAGCGCGACGCTCGAACGCGTCTCGACGTCGATGCCGAAGGCCGAACCGGTGCCTGTCGCGAGCGCCGTGAGGTCCACTACCTGTGGTCGGAAGGCCATCCGGTGGAGGAAGTGCTCCACGAGCGGCTCAGTGGCCCTGCGGAAGCCGTCGCTCCAGACGGTGGTCGGACTGGCGACGTCCGCGACCGTCTGGTCGTCGACGATGATCCACAGCCACAGGATGACCTCGAGCCACGCACGAAGCGTGCCATCGACGAAGCGATGGACGTCTCGCTCCTCTCGAAAGGTGGTCGCTACGAGGTCCAGTCCGCGTCCGGTAATCGGTACGAAGTCGACGTCGTCGACGAGTCGTGTACCTGTCCCGACTGGCAGCAGCGCTCACCAGAGGGTGGCTGCAAGCATCTACGTCGCGTCGACCACGAGATCAAACGACGCCGTGTGCCCCGCCCAGATGGCCGACTCCCGGCTGACGTGAACTGATTTCGGTTGACCAACAGACCATCCGTTTCATCGCTGGCGTTGGTTAACGCAGATAGCCACAATCCCACCGCTGTCACGGGAGTTCTTCCGTCACGTCGGCGAGCTCCTCCTCGTTCTGCCAGCGATACAGCCGCCCCTCCCGCTCGAATAGCTCGAAGACGCCGTCCTGCATCCAGCCGAAGGGGTGCTCCTCGTCCTCGTACTCCCGTTTGAGGACGTGGCTCTTCGCGAAGAACTCGGTCGTGCCGACGAGCAGCCCTTGTTCGACGAGGAAGTCGCTCGGTTCCTTCTCGGCGACACCGACGAGGTAGGTCACGATATCACCGATCAGGCAGAACTTCTGAATGCTATTGTCCCACTCGCCGCGGATGTCGACCATCCGGAAGGCGTAGGCGTCCTGCCGGCGGTTGAGTCGGTCGATCACGAGGTTCAACCGGCGGATCGGCTCCCGGTCGTAGTTCCCCAGCACGAAGTACGAGCGGTCGTTCTCGTAGACGGGAGTCAGTTCGCTCAGGGCGTGGAGGATCTCCTCGTTGTCCGCCAGCGAGATCTCTTCCTCGTTGAGTTGGTCCTTCGCACTAGTAAGGACCTCCTCGGGGACGGGCGGCTCTTCGTCGGACATATACA
This window harbors:
- a CDS encoding shikimate kinase (catalyzes the formation of shikimate 3-phosphate from shikimate in aromatic amino acid biosynthesis), translated to MDLTALATGTGSAFGIDVETRSSVALDPAAEGVDGTISEAPDADTALIERCVALATDRWGDGEGGTVRTDSDVPLAAGLKSSSAAANATVLATCDALGLTVGDDDTDSAVDVTRLEACRLGVQAARDAGVTVTGAFDDATASMLGGVTVTDNGADELRSRETVDWNVLVWTPPERAYSADADVARCEAVASMADLVCDLALEGRYAEAMTVNGLAFSAALGFDADPAVEAMAHATGVSLSGTGPSVVAVADPTDPETDLDAVADAWGDRPGTLRRTTTRNDGAAVGRE
- a CDS encoding chorismate mutase codes for the protein MSETPNPEEMSLDELRHEIEDIDQEIVELIARRTYVADTVAAVKDEQDLPTTDEGQEERVMERAGANAERFDVDANLVKAIFRLLIELNKVEQRESR